TACTGGGCCAGCAACCAGGCCCCCACGGTCGAGAAGGACGCCGAGATCCTGCAAGAGAGCATCGACCGCTACACCGAGGAGACCGGCGTCAAGGTCGACCTCGAGGTCATCCCGTGGTCGGACCTCTACAACCGCATCCTCACCGCCGTCTCGAGCGGTGAAGGCCCCGACGTCCTCAACATCGGCAACACCTGGGCGGTCTCGCTGCAGTCCAGCGGCGCGTTCGTGCCGTGGGAGGGCGACGCCCTCGAGGCGATCGGCGGTCAGGACCGCTTCGTCCAGTCGAGCTTCGCGACCGGCGGTGCCGAGGGCCAGGCCCCGACGTCGGTGCCGATCTACGGCCTGTCGTACTCGCTGTACTACAACACCGCCATGTTCGAGGCAGCCGGCATCACCACGCCGCCCGCCACCTGGGACGAGTTCGTCGAGGACGCCAAGAAGCTGACGGTCGACACCGACGGCGACGGCACGATCGACCAGTGGGGCGTCACCATGGCCGGGTCGAGCATCTCGAACAACGCCCACCAGGCGTTCGTCCGCGGCCTGCAGAACGGCGGCTCGCTGTACGACGACGAGGGCAACCCCGACTTCGGCAACGACGGCGTCGTCACCGGCGTGAAGCAGTGGGTGGACCTGATGGCCGTCGACAAGGTGGTCTCGCCCTCGGACGCCGAGAGCGTGAACGGCTCCGACATGGCCGCGACCTTCGCCGACGGTGGAGCCGCGATGTTCTTCGACCAGGCCCCTGACGCCAACCTCGCGGCGCGGGACTTCACCGGGTACGCGGTGGCACCGGTGCCCATGGAGACCGCCGACGCCACCGGACTGCTGGGCACCCAGAGCCACGTCGCCGGGATCAACGTCAGCGTGTTCGAGAACTCGGACAACAAGGAGGCGGCGATCGACTTCGTGAAGCACCTCACCAGCGACGACGAGCAGGTCTACCTGAACAAGTCGTTCAGCTCGCTGCCCGTCGTGACCGGTGCCTACGACGACCCGGCGTTCCAGTCGGACACGATCAAGCTGAAGCAGGAGATCCTCGAGGACCACGCCCAGCCCATGCCCCTCTACCCCTCCGAGGGACAGATGGAGACCTTGGTCGGCACCGCGATCAAGAACCTCCTCGCCACCGCAGCCCAGGGCGGTTCCGTCAGCGAGTCCGACGTCAAGTCGGCCCTCGAGGACGCGAACAGCCAGATGAGCTCGGGTCAGTAGCCCGTCCCACCGCCGGTGGCGGGGGCGGTCGGTCCAGTCGACCGACCGCCCCCGCCGCCCAGGCCCCGAGAGGACCCTCATGACCGTCAACGTCCTGCCCCCCGCCACCGCCGAGAAGGACCTGCCACCCGACCCGCACCAGCAGGCGCCGCTCGAGCCCGCCAAGCGCAAGAAGCACCGCTCGCCGCTCGCCTACTTCCTGGTGGCCCCGGCCGCCCTGGCCGAGCTGCTCGTCCACATCGTCCCCATGGTGCTCGGCATCTGGATCGCCTTCATCACGCTCAACCAGCTCAGCATCGCCAACTGGGTCAACGCGCCCTTCGTCGGCCTGCAGAACTTCGTCACCGCCCTCGACCCGTCCTCGCCCATCGCCGGCCAGCTCTACGGAGCGCTGGGGCGCACGCTGATGTTCACCGTCATCGTGGTCGCCATCGCCTGGAGCATGGGCATGCTGGGCGCCGTGCTGCTGACCAGCTCGTTCAAGGGCCGTGGCATCCTGCGCACGCTCTTCCTGGTGCCGTACGCCCTGCCGTCGTACGTCGGCACCATCGCCTGGGCCTTCATGTTCAACCAGCGCGACGGGGCCATCAACCGCTTCCTGGTCGACGACCTGGGCATCCTGCAGGACCGCCCGTTCTGGCTGCTCGGCGGCAACTCGTTCTGGGCCATCGTCATCGTGACGGCGTGGCAGTTCTGGCCGTTCGCCTTCCTGATGCTGCTCGCCGCGCTGCAGAACATCCCGGGGGACGTCTACGAGGCCGCGAGCCTCGACGGCGCGAGCCTCTGGAAGCAGTTCACCCAGATCACCCTGCCCATGGTCAAGCCGGCCAACGCCGTGCTGCTGCTGATCATGAGCCTGTGGATCTTCAACCAGTTCAACGTGCCCTACGTGCTCTTCGGCCCCGCGTCGCCCGAGCAGGCGACGCTCATCTCGCCGTTGATCTACCAGCAGTCGTTCAACAACTGGAACTTCGGCCTCGGCGGTGCCATGAGCGTGATGCTCCTGGTCGTGCTGCTGATCGCGTCGGCGTTCTACATCCGCATGGTTCTGCCGAAGGGACAACACGATGATTGAGACACGTGGGTTCAAGGTCTTCCGCTTCTTCGGGCTGGCCTTCCTGTCGCTCGTGGTGGTCGTGCCGCTCTACGTGGTGCTGACCACCTCGATCAAGCCGCTCGCCGACGTGCAGGGCCTGTTCACCTGGATCCCCAGCCGGGTGACGCTCGAGCCGTACGTGCAGATCTGGCAGACGGTGCCGCTGGCGTCGTACTTCAAGAACAGCCTGATCGTCACCATCTCGGCCACGGTGCTCTCGGTGGCCATGGCCGTGCTCGCCGCGTACTCGCTGGCCCGCCTGCGGTTCAAGGGGCAGCGCAGCTTCAGCCTGGTCGTGCTGTCGACGCAGATGTTCCCGGGCATCCTGTTCCTGCTGCCGCTGTTCCTGATCTTCGTGCAGATCCAGCGCACGGTCGGCGTGCAGCTGACCGGCAGCTACCTCGGCCTGATCATCACGTACATGACGTTCTCGTTGCCGTTCTCGATCTGGATGCTGACGGGGTACTTCGCCTCGATCCCGAAAGAGCTCGAAGAGGCGTCGATGATCGACGGCACGGGTCGCCTCGGTGCCCTGTTCCGCGTGATCATCCCGGTCGCCAAGCCGGGCATCATCGCCGTCGCGGTCTACGCCTTCATCACGGCCTGGGGCGAGGTGCTCTTCGCCTCGGTGCTCACGAGCAAGGACACGCGCACGCTCTCGATCGGCCTGCGCGCCTACGCCTCGCAGCAGGACGTCTACTGGAACCAGCTCATGGCCGCCTCGGTCGTCGTCTCGCTGCCCGTGCTCATAGGCTTCATGCTCGTGCAGAAACACTTGATCACCGGACTCTCGTCGGGGGCCGTGAAGTGACCGAACCGGCCGTGGCCACGGCGGTGGGGCCGGTGGGCGTCACCGCCGGCCCGGCCGGGCGGGTCGAGCCGAGCCGAGGAGGCGCGGTGCCGGTCGAACCCCTCCGCGTCGGCATCGTGGGCGGCGGCTTCATGGCCCGCGTGCACGCCGGCGCCGCGCGGTCGGCCGGCGCCCGGGTGGTCGCCCTGGCCTCGTCGAGCCCCGCCAGTGCGGCTCGGGCGGCCGCGTCGCTCGGTGTCGACACGGCGCACGAGAGCGTCGACGACCTCGTGACCGACCCCGACGTGGACGTCGTGCACGTCTGCTCGCCCAACGCCACGCACGCACCGGTCGCCCTGGCGGCGCTCGCCGCCGGCAAGCACGTCGTCTGCGAGAAGCCCCTCGCGACCTCGAGCGCCGAGGCCGAGGCCCTGGTCGGTGCCGCCCGGGCCGGGCGGCTCGTCGGTGCCGTGCCCTTCGTCTACCGCTACCACCCGATGGTGCGCGAGGCGCGGGCCCGGGTCGCCGCGGGCGAGGTCGGCCGCGTGCTGAGCGTCCGGGGGTCGTACCTGCAGGACTGGTTGCTCGACAGCGACGACGTCGACTGGCGGGTCGACTCGGCCGCAGGCGGCCCCTCGCGGGCCTTCGCCGACATCGGCAGCCACCTGGTCGACCTCCTCGAGTTCGTCCTGGGCGACCGGTTGGCGCGCTTGACCTCGACGACCACCACGGTGCACGCCCACCGCGGCGGCTCGTCGGTCGACACCGAGGACGAGGCGGCCGTCGTGTTCGAGACGGCACGGGGGGCGATCGGCACCCTCTTCGTGTCGCAGGTCGCGCCGGGTCGCAAGAACCGCCTCCTGCTCGACCTGTCGGGCACCGCCGAGAGCCTCGAGTTCTCACAAGAGGAGCCCGAGACGCTCTGGGTCGGCCGGCGGTGGGGCACGCAGCTCGTGGCGCGGGACGCCGCCGTGCTCGCGCCCGACGCCGCCCGCCTGTCGACGGTCCCGGCGGGGCACCCGATGGGCTACGTCGACGCGTTCGCGGGGTTCGTCCGCGACGCGCACGACGCCGTCCGGGGCGGCACCCCCGAGGGACTGCCCACCTTCGTCGACGGCCTGCGCGCCGTGCGGGTGACCGAGGCCGTCCTCGCCTCCGCCGCGTCGCGCAGCTGGGTCGACGTGCCCTGACCCGTCGACCGTCCGCACCGTCCCGTCCGCACCGTCCCGTCCGCACCGTCCCGTCGTCCGTCCGCACCCCCGTCGCCCCGAGAAGGAACCCATGGCCGAGAGCTCCCGCCCCGTCACCCTGTTCACCGGTCAGTGGGCCGACCTGCCCTTCGAGGAGGTCGCGGCGCTCGCGGCGGGCTGGGGCTACGACGGCCTCGAGATCGCGGCGTCGGGCGACCACCTCGACCTCGAGCGCGCCGACCAGGACGACGCGTACCTGCGGTCGCGGCTCGACGTGCTCGAGCGGCACGGCCTGGGGGTCTGGGCGATCTCGAACCACCTGACCGGGCAGGCGGTCTGCGACGACCCGATCGACTTCCGGCACCAGGCGATCGTGCGCCCGTCCACCTGGGGGGACGGCGACCCCGAGGGCGTCCGGCAGCGGGCGGCGGAGGACATGAAACGGGCGGCCCGGGTCGCCCGCAAGATGGGCGTCGACACCGTCGTCGGCTTCACCGGCTCGAAGATCTGGCCCTACGTCGCGATGTTCCCGCCGGTCCCCGCCTCCGTGATCGACGCCGGCTACCAGGACTTCGCCGACCGCTGGAACCCCATCCTCGACGTGTTCGACGCCGAGGGCGTCCGGTTCGCCCACGAGGTGCACCCGAGCGAGATCGCCTACGACCACTGGACGAGCGTCCGGGCGCTCGAGGCCATCGAGCACCGCTCGGCCTTCGGCTTCAACTGGGACCCCTCGCACATGCTCTGGCAGGGCGTCGACACGGTGTCGTTCATCACCGACTTCGCCGACCGGATCTTCCACGTCGACTGCAAGGACACCCGCATCAAGCCCCCCACCGGGCGGTCGGGCGTGCTCGGCTCACACCTGCCCTGGGGCGACCCGCGTCGCGGCTGGGACTTCGTCTCGACCGGGCACGGCGACATGAACTGGGAGGACGCCTTCCGCGCCCTCGACGCCATCGGCTACGACGGCCCGATCTCGATCGAGTGGGAGGACGCCGGCATGGACCGGCTGCACGGCGCCCCCGAGGCGTTGGCCTACATCCGGTCGCTGCTCTGGAAGCGGCCGAGCGCCTCCTTCGACGCCGCCTTCTCGAACCAGTGACGGCAGACTGATCCCATGCCCCGAACCCTGCTGCCCGGCCAACGGAGCCGTCTGCTGGTCGTCGACCCCGCGACCGGCGACGCCGAGGTCGTCCTCGAGAGCGCTCGCGTGCTGGTCGAGGCCCCGAACTGGAGCCCCGACGGCCGCTGGCTCGTCGTGAACGGCGACGGCCTGCTCTGGCGCCTGCCCGCCGACGCGCGTGGCGTCGACGAGACCGCACTCGAGCCGGTGCCGATGGGCGACGTCCCCGAGATCAACAACGACCACGTGATCGCGCCCGACCAGGGCGCCGTGGTCGTGAGCGCCCGCGACGGCCACCTGTACGAGGTGCCGTGGGACGGCGTGACCCCGGGCGGCACCGCCCGCCGCGTGACGCGTGACCATCCCGTGGGGCGCAACCACAAGAACTACCTCCACGGGGTCTCGCCCGACGGCGCGACGCTCAGCGTGATCGTCGGTGCCCTTCCGGCCCCGGTCGACGACCCGGAGGACGAGGAGGCGCGGGCCGGCTGGCGCACGAACGTCGCCCTGGTCTCGCTCGCCGACGGCGCGACCACGCCGGTGACCGACGACGAGCACCCCGACGACGGGGCCGAGTTCTCGCCCGACGGGACCTGGTTGTGGGCGAACTCGGAACGCGCCTCCGCCGGGGTGGCCGGCCACGCGCAGCTCTTCCGGAGCCGCCTGGACGGCAGCGACGTCGTACAGGTGACCGACGACGAGCGGGTCAACTGGTTCCCGCACGTGTCGCCCGACGCCTCGACGCTGCTCTGGGTGTCGTTCGAGCCCGGCACGCTCGGCCACCCCGAGAACCGCGACGTGGTGCTGCGCACCCTGCCGCTCGGCGCCGACGGCCTGCCCGTGCCGGGCCGGGCGCCGCACGACGTGCTCGCCCTCTTCGGCGGGCAGGGCACGATCAACGTGCCCTGCTGGGCCCCGGACTCGACCCGCTTCGCCTGCGCCGACTACCCGCTGGCCTGACCCCGACCCCCGGTCCGGGCGGGCGGGCGGTCAGATCTCGGTGACCCGACCGCCCTTCAGGTGCAGTCGACGGTCGGCCCGCTTCGCCACGGCCGAGTCGTGCGTGACGATGACGAGGGTCAGCCCGCGCTCGCGCCAGACGCCCTCGAGCAGGTCCATGATCTCGTCGCGGGTCGCCTCGTCGAGCGAGCCCGTCGGCTCGTCGGCCAGCAGCACGGTGGGCTCCTTCACGAGGGCCCGCGCGATCGCGACCCGTTGCTGCTGACCGCCCGACAGCTCGGCCGGCAGGTGGTCGGCGCGCTCGGCCAGGCCGACCGACTCGAGTGCGGCCGCCGCACGCCGGCGCCGTTCGTCACGCGGAACCGAGCCGTCGGCGAACGCCGTCTCGACGTTCTCGGCCGCCGTCAGCGTGGGGATCAGGTTGAACCCCTGGAACACGAAGCCGATCTCGCGACCCCGGGCGGCGGCGAGGTCGTGGTCGCCGGCCCTCGAGAGGTCCTTCTCGCCGAGCAGCACGGTGCCGCTCGTCGGCCGGTCGAGGGCGCCGAGCATCTGCAGCAGCGTCGACTTGCCGCCACCGGTCGGCCCCTGGATCGCGACCATCTGGCCGGCGGG
This genomic interval from Frigoribacterium sp. Leaf415 contains the following:
- a CDS encoding carbohydrate ABC transporter permease encodes the protein MIETRGFKVFRFFGLAFLSLVVVVPLYVVLTTSIKPLADVQGLFTWIPSRVTLEPYVQIWQTVPLASYFKNSLIVTISATVLSVAMAVLAAYSLARLRFKGQRSFSLVVLSTQMFPGILFLLPLFLIFVQIQRTVGVQLTGSYLGLIITYMTFSLPFSIWMLTGYFASIPKELEEASMIDGTGRLGALFRVIIPVAKPGIIAVAVYAFITAWGEVLFASVLTSKDTRTLSIGLRAYASQQDVYWNQLMAASVVVSLPVLIGFMLVQKHLITGLSSGAVK
- a CDS encoding ABC transporter substrate-binding protein, which translates into the protein MKRNLEEETPGEVMHTKFRWLAALAVGALSVGSMTACSASGGSGDADTITYWASNQAPTVEKDAEILQESIDRYTEETGVKVDLEVIPWSDLYNRILTAVSSGEGPDVLNIGNTWAVSLQSSGAFVPWEGDALEAIGGQDRFVQSSFATGGAEGQAPTSVPIYGLSYSLYYNTAMFEAAGITTPPATWDEFVEDAKKLTVDTDGDGTIDQWGVTMAGSSISNNAHQAFVRGLQNGGSLYDDEGNPDFGNDGVVTGVKQWVDLMAVDKVVSPSDAESVNGSDMAATFADGGAAMFFDQAPDANLAARDFTGYAVAPVPMETADATGLLGTQSHVAGINVSVFENSDNKEAAIDFVKHLTSDDEQVYLNKSFSSLPVVTGAYDDPAFQSDTIKLKQEILEDHAQPMPLYPSEGQMETLVGTAIKNLLATAAQGGSVSESDVKSALEDANSQMSSGQ
- a CDS encoding sugar phosphate isomerase/epimerase family protein, which produces MAESSRPVTLFTGQWADLPFEEVAALAAGWGYDGLEIAASGDHLDLERADQDDAYLRSRLDVLERHGLGVWAISNHLTGQAVCDDPIDFRHQAIVRPSTWGDGDPEGVRQRAAEDMKRAARVARKMGVDTVVGFTGSKIWPYVAMFPPVPASVIDAGYQDFADRWNPILDVFDAEGVRFAHEVHPSEIAYDHWTSVRALEAIEHRSAFGFNWDPSHMLWQGVDTVSFITDFADRIFHVDCKDTRIKPPTGRSGVLGSHLPWGDPRRGWDFVSTGHGDMNWEDAFRALDAIGYDGPISIEWEDAGMDRLHGAPEALAYIRSLLWKRPSASFDAAFSNQ
- a CDS encoding Gfo/Idh/MocA family protein → MPVEPLRVGIVGGGFMARVHAGAARSAGARVVALASSSPASAARAAASLGVDTAHESVDDLVTDPDVDVVHVCSPNATHAPVALAALAAGKHVVCEKPLATSSAEAEALVGAARAGRLVGAVPFVYRYHPMVREARARVAAGEVGRVLSVRGSYLQDWLLDSDDVDWRVDSAAGGPSRAFADIGSHLVDLLEFVLGDRLARLTSTTTTVHAHRGGSSVDTEDEAAVVFETARGAIGTLFVSQVAPGRKNRLLLDLSGTAESLEFSQEEPETLWVGRRWGTQLVARDAAVLAPDAARLSTVPAGHPMGYVDAFAGFVRDAHDAVRGGTPEGLPTFVDGLRAVRVTEAVLASAASRSWVDVP
- a CDS encoding TolB family protein; translated protein: MPRTLLPGQRSRLLVVDPATGDAEVVLESARVLVEAPNWSPDGRWLVVNGDGLLWRLPADARGVDETALEPVPMGDVPEINNDHVIAPDQGAVVVSARDGHLYEVPWDGVTPGGTARRVTRDHPVGRNHKNYLHGVSPDGATLSVIVGALPAPVDDPEDEEARAGWRTNVALVSLADGATTPVTDDEHPDDGAEFSPDGTWLWANSERASAGVAGHAQLFRSRLDGSDVVQVTDDERVNWFPHVSPDASTLLWVSFEPGTLGHPENRDVVLRTLPLGADGLPVPGRAPHDVLALFGGQGTINVPCWAPDSTRFACADYPLA
- a CDS encoding carbohydrate ABC transporter permease, which gives rise to MTVNVLPPATAEKDLPPDPHQQAPLEPAKRKKHRSPLAYFLVAPAALAELLVHIVPMVLGIWIAFITLNQLSIANWVNAPFVGLQNFVTALDPSSPIAGQLYGALGRTLMFTVIVVAIAWSMGMLGAVLLTSSFKGRGILRTLFLVPYALPSYVGTIAWAFMFNQRDGAINRFLVDDLGILQDRPFWLLGGNSFWAIVIVTAWQFWPFAFLMLLAALQNIPGDVYEAASLDGASLWKQFTQITLPMVKPANAVLLLIMSLWIFNQFNVPYVLFGPASPEQATLISPLIYQQSFNNWNFGLGGAMSVMLLVVLLIASAFYIRMVLPKGQHDD
- a CDS encoding ABC transporter ATP-binding protein — translated: MYRLTDVVKTYSQKKKTVTALAGVTLEIPAGQMVAIQGPTGGGKSTLLQMLGALDRPTSGTVLLGEKDLSRAGDHDLAAARGREIGFVFQGFNLIPTLTAAENVETAFADGSVPRDERRRRAAAALESVGLAERADHLPAELSGGQQQRVAIARALVKEPTVLLADEPTGSLDEATRDEIMDLLEGVWRERGLTLVIVTHDSAVAKRADRRLHLKGGRVTEI